ACAAATTTGCTGTAGTCTTTGCTTTCGCCACCTAGAAGAACTGCGTTGAAATAAGCATCAACAGTCTTTTTAACATTGGTAGTTGTTTTACCATCGAAATCTTTTAGGTTAGTAGAAACAGTTTGTCCTTCTGTCTTCTCATCCTTTGATTCAAAATAGAGTTTATAGCTTTCGTCGTTGTTAACTTCGAAAAAGAGCGAGACAGTTTTGTAGTCGTCAGCTTCAAGCTTTCCAAAGTCATCTGTAGCATCCTCTACGTTCTTATTTTTGTTGAAGAGAGTAGGGAGGTCACCTTTGTCGAGCTTGCTTGCTGTGACTTTTTTACCATCTTTATCTTTGAGGTAGAATTGTTTAGCAGATGTTTTGAGCTCATTTTCCATATCTTCCGAAGTATTCTCGAGTTTGAATGAGACTTCGACTAGGGTTTGGTCATCCTTGAGCTTGAGGTCGCTTCCTGACATATAGACAATATCGTTAACAGAAAGCTTGGCATCAAGTTTTGGCTTGGCACATGCTGAGAGCGTTAAGATGGCTGCTAGAGCAAGAGCCCCAGAGTAAAGATATTTTTTCATAAATAATCCCCCGTTATTTTATTTAGGTTATAGGTCTATTGTATCATGAAATATGCCTTGAGATTATTAGAAAATTGGGTTTCAAGCCTTTTCTTATGCTATAATAGGATTACTATTGTAAAAAAATGGAGAATAAAATGACAAAAACACCTTTTATTGCAGCTGATAAACTTGAACAAATCACTGCAGAATTTCCCACACCTTTCCATCTTTACGATGAAAAAGGTATTCGTGAAACAGCAAGTGCAGTTAATGCAGCTTTTTCGTGGAATCCAGGTTTTAAAGAATTCTTTGCTGTAAAGGCCACACCTAATCCAGCAATCCTCAAAATTTTGAAAGAAGAAGGGTGTGGTGTCGATTGTGCGACCGATACAGAGCTTGTCATGAGTAAGAAAATTGGTTTTGATAGTAGCGCGATTAGCTTTACATCTAATGATACACGTGCTGAAGAGTTTGTTTACGCGCGTGATATTAATGCGACAATTAACCTTGATGCTTACGAAGATATCTTTTTCTTGGAAGAGGCTGCAGGGCTTCCTGAAACCCTTTCTTTGCGCTTTAACCCAGGAGGTGTCTTCTCTCTTGGTACTGATATCATGGATCATCCTGAAGAATCAAAATTTGGGATGACTAAGGAACAACTCTTCAAAGGTTATGCCTACCTTAAAGAAAAAGGAGTGCAATCATTCGGTTTGCATGCTTTCCTAGCGTCAAATACAGTAACGAATGAGTATTACCCAACCTTGGCTGCTCAACTCTTTGAATTGGCGGTAGAAATCAAGAATGAACTTGGAGTTAGTCTTGACTTTATCAATTTATCAGGTGGTGTTGGGGTAGACTACACACCGGCTAATAAGCAAAATGACATTGCTGTTATCGGTGAAGGGGTTCATGCTAAATTTGATGAGATCCTTGTTCCGAATGATCTTGGACATATCAGTATTTACACTGAACTTGGACGTTTCATGACAGCACCTCATGGCCTTGTTGTTACTAAGGTTCTTCATATTAAGGACACTTATCGTCGTTACGTTGGTGTAGATGCTTCTGCGGTTAACTTGCTTCGTCCAGCTATGTACGATGCCTACCACCACATCACGAATATGACTAATCCAGATGGTGACATTCAAGTAGTTGATGTGACAGGTTCTCTTTGTGAAAATAATGATAAGTTTGCTAAGAACCGTGAATTGCCAGAAGCTCGTATTGGAGATACCTTGGTTATCCACGACACAGGTGCACATGGTTTCTCAATGGGTTACAACTATAATGGACGTCTTCGTTCTGCAGAAATTCTCTACCAAGAAGATGGAACTGCTCGTATGATCCGCCGTGCAGAGACGATGAATGATTACTTTGCTACTCTTGATGGTTTTGATTTTGACATTTAACAAAAAATAAGCTAGGCCTTAAAGGCCCTAGCT
The DNA window shown above is from Streptococcus salivarius and carries:
- a CDS encoding DUF5105 domain-containing protein, with product MKKYLYSGALALAAILTLSACAKPKLDAKLSVNDIVYMSGSDLKLKDDQTLVEVSFKLENTSEDMENELKTSAKQFYLKDKDGKKVTASKLDKGDLPTLFNKNKNVEDATDDFGKLEADDYKTVSLFFEVNNDESYKLYFESKDEKTEGQTVSTNLKDFDGKTTTNVKKTVDAYFNAVLLGGESKDYSKFVSNDLDKAKGELNQYFSDSLQYSYDATDNIKPTGDEVPKVFGWVQTANRERGSYTVDNIIVAKDKAEFNVNMSTISMKAADDAYGANHPNLTDELKNYLQSNGANAGNVDQLTRQFYMETHLPNSIKEVTPSTPKTEGTNIFDNYSVELTKKDDKWAFPDKDSYVGKWDYYPLFYAYTGQQGTLTKNY
- a CDS encoding diaminopimelate decarboxylase; protein product: MTKTPFIAADKLEQITAEFPTPFHLYDEKGIRETASAVNAAFSWNPGFKEFFAVKATPNPAILKILKEEGCGVDCATDTELVMSKKIGFDSSAISFTSNDTRAEEFVYARDINATINLDAYEDIFFLEEAAGLPETLSLRFNPGGVFSLGTDIMDHPEESKFGMTKEQLFKGYAYLKEKGVQSFGLHAFLASNTVTNEYYPTLAAQLFELAVEIKNELGVSLDFINLSGGVGVDYTPANKQNDIAVIGEGVHAKFDEILVPNDLGHISIYTELGRFMTAPHGLVVTKVLHIKDTYRRYVGVDASAVNLLRPAMYDAYHHITNMTNPDGDIQVVDVTGSLCENNDKFAKNRELPEARIGDTLVIHDTGAHGFSMGYNYNGRLRSAEILYQEDGTARMIRRAETMNDYFATLDGFDFDI